A stretch of the Pseudopipra pipra isolate bDixPip1 chromosome 11, bDixPip1.hap1, whole genome shotgun sequence genome encodes the following:
- the SLC38A3 gene encoding sodium-coupled neutral amino acid transporter 3 isoform X1 yields MCPPSWANLMGSAHLTVPGAVVWPGMTLPGRLCGLDGQGQAGQQLRRPEVLAPTPCRVILHLRARRMAVPDCAVGRLLWSLGTPIPCKHKDEHVPCSPHGDARHRGDGAAASSRGWGPDCIPASPHFQVGGIVFWPDAAPARSPLANRTGPQPPGAAGGGGTLPRLPACPRKPPCAVSQRGGEGRGLYRGGFVRRAKASRSRQPGRFPLPRSCLPAPRSFLLRLSSPDVPSSPPPWHPGSGGTRSPRRAHSEPSCLPTMDTTDVPLQAEMVELVPNGKHTATLSASALPSLAGDRFEENQTGVAEMEEFLPHGAEKKQTHFTDFEGKTSFGMSVFNLSNAIMGSGILGLAYAMANTGIILFLFLLTAVALLSSYSIHLLLKSSGIVGIRAYEQLGYRAFGTPGKLAAAIAITLQNIGAMSSYLYIVKSEVPLVIQTFLNLEEKTTDWYMNGNYLVILVSVTVILPLALMKQLGYLGYASGFSLSCMVFFLISVIYKKFQIPCPLPEEEGNLTGILNITSVSTSDYQNGYTVLQAPEQDTCSPSFFTLNSQTAYTIPIMAFAFVCHPEVLPIYTELKDPSKKKMQCISNISISVMYLMYFLAALFGYLTFYGRVESELLHTYNKVDPFDVLILCVRVAVLTAVTLTVPIVLFPVRRAIQQMLFQGKDFSWIRHVIIAVVLLTFINLLVIFAPSILGIFGLIGATSAPCLIFIFPAIFYIRIMPKDKEPLRSTPKILAACFALLGVVFMIMSLSFIIIDWATGGGKSGGSH; encoded by the exons ATGTGCCCCCCATCTTGGGCCAACCTTATGGGCTCAGCCCACCTGACAGTGCCAGGAGCTGTTGTGTGGCCTGGGATGACCCTGCCAGGTCGCCTTTGTGGCCtggatgggcagggacaggcagggcagcagctcaggagaCCGGAGGTACTGGCACCCACACCCTGCCGTGTCATCCTTCACTTGCGTGCCAGGAGGATGGCTGTACCTGACTGTGCTGTGGGAAGGCTCCTCTGGTCTCTAGGGACACCAATCCCCTGCAAACATAAAGATGAGCATGTCCCCTGCTCACCCCACGGAGACGCCAGGCACCGGGGGGACGGGGCAGCAGCATCCTCCCGGGGCTGGGGACCAGACTGCATCCCAGCCAGCCCTCACTTCCAGGTGGGTGGCATAGTCTTTTGGCCGGATGCAGCCCCAGCAAGGAGCCCCCTGGCCAACCGGACAGGACCCCAGCcccccggggcggcggggggtgGCGGGACCCTGCCCCGGCTGCCAGCCTGCCCCAGAAAGCCACCCTGTGCCGTTTCCcagcggggcggggagggcCGGGGCTTGTACAGAGGCGGCTTTGTGCGGCGTGCCAAGGCGTCCCGCTCTCGGCAGCCCGGCCGCTTTCCCCTGCCAAGGAGCTGTCTCCCGGCCCCGCGCTCTTTCCTGCTCCGTTTGTCCAGCCCTGACGTGCCCTCGAGCCCCCCGCCTTGGCACCCCGGCAGCGGCGGGACGCGG AGCCCGAGGAGAGCCCACAGCGAGCCCAGCTGTCTCCCAACCATGGATACCACGGACGTGCCCCTCCAGGCCGAGATGGTGGAGCTGGTGCCCAATGGGAAGCACACGGCCACGCTCAGCGCCTCCGCTCTCCCCTCGCTGGCAGGTGACAG ATTTGAGGAGAACCAGACTGGCGTGGCAGAGATGGAGGAGTTCCTGCCCCATGGTGCTGAGAAGAAGCAAACGCACTTCACTGAC TTCGAAGGGAAGACGTCTTTTGGGATGTCTGTCTTCAACCTGAGCAATGCCATCATGGGCAGTGGCATCCTGGGGCTGGCCTATGCCATGGCCAACACCGGCATCATCCTCTTCCT CTTCCTCCTGACAGCGGTGGCCCTGCTCTCCAGCTACTCCATCCATCTGCTGCTCAAGTCCTCGGGCATTGTAG gcaTCCGTGCCTATGAGCAGCTGGGCTACCGAGCCTTTGGCACGCCAGGGAAGCTGGCAGCAGCCATTGCCATCACGCTGCAGAACATTGGAG CCATGTCCAGCTACCTGTACATTGTCAAATCTGAAGTGCCTCTGGTCATCCAGACCTTCCTCAACCTGGAGGAGAAGACCAC GGACTGGTACATGAATGGGAACTACCTGGTGATCCTGGTTTCTGTCACCGTTATCCTGCCCCTGGCCCTCATGAAGCAGCTGG GCTACCTCGGCTACGCCAGTGGCTTCTCCCTCAGCTGTATGGTCTTCTTCCTCATCTCG GTCATCTACAAGAAGTTCCAGATCCCCTGCCCACTCCCTGAGGAGGAGGGGAACCTTACGGGCATCCTCAACATCACTTCTGTCAGCACTAGTGACTACCAGAATGGCTACACTGTCCTCCAGGCCCCTGAGCAGGacacctgcagccccagcttcttCACCCTGAACTCCCAG ACAGCGTACACCATCCCCATCATGGCCTTCGCCTTCGTCTGCCACCCCGAGGTCCTGCCCATCTACACCGAGCTGAAGGA cccctccaAGAAGAAGATGCAGTGCATCTCCAACATCTCCATCTCGGTCATGTACCTCATGTACTTCTTGGCTGCCCTCTTTGGCTACCTCACGTTTTATG GCCGTGTGGAGTCAGAGCTGCTGCACACGTACAACAAAGTGGACCCCTTTGACGTGCTCATCCTGTGTGTGCGGGTGGCTGTGCTGACGGCTGTCACCCTCACTGTCCCCATCGTCCTCTTCCCG gtgcgCCGGGCCATCCAGCAGATGCTGTTCCAAGGGAAAGACTTCAGCTGGATCCGCCATGTCATCATTGCAGTGGTCCTGCTGACCTTCATCAACCTCCTGGTCATCTTTGCCCCCTCCATTCTTGGCATCTTCGGCTTGATTG GTGccacctctgctccctgcctcatcttcatcttccccGCCATCTTCTACATCCGCATCATGCCCAAGGACAAGGAGCCGCTGCGCTCCACCCCCAAAATATTG GCTGCCTGCTTCGCCCTCCTTGGGGTGGTCTTCATGATCATGAGCTTGAGCTTCATCATCATCGACTGGGCCACGGGTGGGGGCAAGAGCGGCGGCAGCCACTAG
- the SLC38A3 gene encoding sodium-coupled neutral amino acid transporter 3 isoform X2: MDTTDVPLQAEMVELVPNGKHTATLSASALPSLAGDRFEENQTGVAEMEEFLPHGAEKKQTHFTDFEGKTSFGMSVFNLSNAIMGSGILGLAYAMANTGIILFLFLLTAVALLSSYSIHLLLKSSGIVGIRAYEQLGYRAFGTPGKLAAAIAITLQNIGAMSSYLYIVKSEVPLVIQTFLNLEEKTTDWYMNGNYLVILVSVTVILPLALMKQLGYLGYASGFSLSCMVFFLISVIYKKFQIPCPLPEEEGNLTGILNITSVSTSDYQNGYTVLQAPEQDTCSPSFFTLNSQTAYTIPIMAFAFVCHPEVLPIYTELKDPSKKKMQCISNISISVMYLMYFLAALFGYLTFYGRVESELLHTYNKVDPFDVLILCVRVAVLTAVTLTVPIVLFPVRRAIQQMLFQGKDFSWIRHVIIAVVLLTFINLLVIFAPSILGIFGLIGATSAPCLIFIFPAIFYIRIMPKDKEPLRSTPKILAACFALLGVVFMIMSLSFIIIDWATGGGKSGGSH; the protein is encoded by the exons ATGGATACCACGGACGTGCCCCTCCAGGCCGAGATGGTGGAGCTGGTGCCCAATGGGAAGCACACGGCCACGCTCAGCGCCTCCGCTCTCCCCTCGCTGGCAGGTGACAG ATTTGAGGAGAACCAGACTGGCGTGGCAGAGATGGAGGAGTTCCTGCCCCATGGTGCTGAGAAGAAGCAAACGCACTTCACTGAC TTCGAAGGGAAGACGTCTTTTGGGATGTCTGTCTTCAACCTGAGCAATGCCATCATGGGCAGTGGCATCCTGGGGCTGGCCTATGCCATGGCCAACACCGGCATCATCCTCTTCCT CTTCCTCCTGACAGCGGTGGCCCTGCTCTCCAGCTACTCCATCCATCTGCTGCTCAAGTCCTCGGGCATTGTAG gcaTCCGTGCCTATGAGCAGCTGGGCTACCGAGCCTTTGGCACGCCAGGGAAGCTGGCAGCAGCCATTGCCATCACGCTGCAGAACATTGGAG CCATGTCCAGCTACCTGTACATTGTCAAATCTGAAGTGCCTCTGGTCATCCAGACCTTCCTCAACCTGGAGGAGAAGACCAC GGACTGGTACATGAATGGGAACTACCTGGTGATCCTGGTTTCTGTCACCGTTATCCTGCCCCTGGCCCTCATGAAGCAGCTGG GCTACCTCGGCTACGCCAGTGGCTTCTCCCTCAGCTGTATGGTCTTCTTCCTCATCTCG GTCATCTACAAGAAGTTCCAGATCCCCTGCCCACTCCCTGAGGAGGAGGGGAACCTTACGGGCATCCTCAACATCACTTCTGTCAGCACTAGTGACTACCAGAATGGCTACACTGTCCTCCAGGCCCCTGAGCAGGacacctgcagccccagcttcttCACCCTGAACTCCCAG ACAGCGTACACCATCCCCATCATGGCCTTCGCCTTCGTCTGCCACCCCGAGGTCCTGCCCATCTACACCGAGCTGAAGGA cccctccaAGAAGAAGATGCAGTGCATCTCCAACATCTCCATCTCGGTCATGTACCTCATGTACTTCTTGGCTGCCCTCTTTGGCTACCTCACGTTTTATG GCCGTGTGGAGTCAGAGCTGCTGCACACGTACAACAAAGTGGACCCCTTTGACGTGCTCATCCTGTGTGTGCGGGTGGCTGTGCTGACGGCTGTCACCCTCACTGTCCCCATCGTCCTCTTCCCG gtgcgCCGGGCCATCCAGCAGATGCTGTTCCAAGGGAAAGACTTCAGCTGGATCCGCCATGTCATCATTGCAGTGGTCCTGCTGACCTTCATCAACCTCCTGGTCATCTTTGCCCCCTCCATTCTTGGCATCTTCGGCTTGATTG GTGccacctctgctccctgcctcatcttcatcttccccGCCATCTTCTACATCCGCATCATGCCCAAGGACAAGGAGCCGCTGCGCTCCACCCCCAAAATATTG GCTGCCTGCTTCGCCCTCCTTGGGGTGGTCTTCATGATCATGAGCTTGAGCTTCATCATCATCGACTGGGCCACGGGTGGGGGCAAGAGCGGCGGCAGCCACTAG
- the GNAI2 gene encoding guanine nucleotide-binding protein G(i) subunit alpha-2, with protein sequence MGCTVSAEDKAAAERSRMIDKNLREDGEKAAREVKLLLLGAGESGKSTIVKQMKIIHEDGYSEEECRQYKAVVYSNTIQSIMAIIKAMGNLQIDFGDSSRADDARQLFALSCTAEEQGIMPEDLANVIRRLWADNGVQACFNRSREYQLNDSAAYYLNDLERIARADYIPTQQDVLRTRVKTTGIVETHFTFKDLHFKMFDVGGQRSERKKWIHCFEGVTAIIFCVALSAYDLVLAEDEEMNRMHESMKLFDSICNNKWFTDTSIILFLNKKDLFEEKIVHSSLTICFPEYTGANKYDEAASYIQSKFEDLNKRKDTKEIYTHFTCATDTKNVQFVFDAVTDVIIKNNLKDCGLF encoded by the exons atGGGCTGCACCGTGAGCGCCGAGGACAAGGCGGCCGCCGAGCGCTCCCGCATGATCGACAAGAACCTGCGGGAGGACGGCGAGAAGGCGGCGCGGGaggtgaagctgctgctgctcg GTGCTGGCGAGTCTGGGAAGAGCACCATTGTCAAACAGATGAA gatcATCCACGAGGATGGCTACTCAGAGGAGGAGTGCCGGCAGTACAAAGCTGTGGTCTACAGCAACACCATCCAGTCCATCATGGCCATCATCAAGGCCATGGGGAACCTGCAGATTGACTTTGGAGACTCCTCCAGAGCG GATGATGCTCGGCAGCTGTTTGCGCTCTCCTGCACCGCTGAGGAGCAGGGCATCATGCCGGAGGACTTGGCCAATGTCATCCGGAGGCTGTGGGCTGACAACGGGGTCCAGGCCTGTTTCAACCGCTCCAGAGAGTACCAGCTGAATGACTCTGCTGCCTA CTACCTGAACGACCTGGAGAGGATAGCCCGTGCCGATTACATCCCCACCCAGCAGGATGTGCTGCGCACCAGGGTGAAGACCACTGGCATTGTAGAGACCCACTTCACCTTCAAGGACCTGCACTTCAA gatgTTCGACGTGGGTGGCCAGCGCTCGGAGCGGAAGAAGTGGATCCACTGCTTCGAGGGGGTGACTGCTATCATTTTCTGCGTGGCCCTGAGCGCCTATGACCTGGTCCTGGCTGAAGATGAGGAGATG AATCGGATGCATGAGAGCATGAAGCTGTTTGACAGCATCTGCAATAACAAGTGGTTCACAGACACGTCCATCATCCTTTTCCTCAACAAGAAGGACCTCTTTGAGGAGAAGATCGTGCACAGCTCCCTCACCATCTGCTTCCCCGAGTACACAG gggcCAACAAGTATGACGAGGCAGCCAGCTACATCCAGAGCAAGTTTGAGGACCTGAACAAGCGGAAGGACACCAAGGAGATCTACACCCACTTCACCTGCGCCACCGACACCAAGAACGTGCAGTTCGTCTTTGACGCCGTCACCGACGTCATCATCAAAAACAACCTGAAGGACTGTGGGCTCTTCTGA
- the GNAT1 gene encoding LOW QUALITY PROTEIN: guanine nucleotide-binding protein G(t) subunit alpha-1 (The sequence of the model RefSeq protein was modified relative to this genomic sequence to represent the inferred CDS: inserted 4 bases in 2 codons; deleted 2 bases in 1 codon), with protein MTRSADTGSYRIAELSLLQIEGGLSGAWLKPRVLSTAPRRRPPGTLAPSLSHIGWXQRRQRRAQGXRALEAAGGWSSLPILVLTSKERVVSRRAAGPRMGAGASAEEKHSRELEKKLKEDAEKDARTVKLLLLGAGESGKSTIVKQMKIIHQDGYSLEECLEFIAIIYSNTLQSMLAIVRAMTTLSIQYGDTARQDDARKLLHLSDTIEEGTMPKEMSEIIGRLWKDSGIQACFDRASEYQLNDSAGYYLSDLERLVTPGYVPTEQDVLRSRVKTTGIIETQFSFKDLNFRMFDVGGQRSERKKWIHCFEGVTCIIFIAALSAYDMVLVEDDEVNRMHESLHLFNSICNHRYFATTSIVLFLNKKDVFLEKIKKAHLSICFPDYDGPNTYDDAGNYIKVQFLELNMRRDVKEIYSHMTCATDTENVKFVFDAVTDIIIKENLKDCGLF; from the exons ATGACCAG AAGCGCTGACACCGGGAGCTACAGGATTGCTGAGCTCAGCCTGCTGCAGATTGAAGGGGGTTTATCG GGGGCCTGGCTTAAGCCCCGGGTGCTGAGCACAGCCCCCCGCAGGCGGCCCCCCGGGACCTTGGCCCCGTCCTTGTCCCACATCGGGtg gcagcggcggcagcggcgggcaCAGGG GAGAGCGCTGGAGGCCGCGGGGGGCTGGAGCTCGTTGCCCATCCTGGTGCTGACCTCCAAGGAGCGGGTGGTGAGCCGCAGGGCCGCGGGGCCGAGGATGGGCGCTGGGGCCAGTGCTGAGGAGAAGCATTCCCGGGAGCTGGAGAAGAAGCTCAAGGAAGACGCTGAGAAGGATGCCAGGACTGTCAAGCTTCTGCTGCTGG GAGCAGGAGAGTCGGGAAAGAGCACCATTGTCAAGCAAATGAA GATCATCCACCAGGACGGTTACTCGCTGGAGGAATGCCTGGAGTTCATTGCCATCATCTACAGCAACACACTCCAGTCCATGCTGGCCATCGTGAGGGCCATGACCACCCTCAGCATCCAGTACGGGGACACAGCTCGCCAG GATGATGCCCGCAAGCTGCTGCACCTCTCAGACACCATTGAGGAGGGCACCATGCCCAAGGAGATGTCGGAAATCATCGGGCGGCTCTGGAAGGACTCAGGCATCCAAGCCTGCTTTGACCGTGCCTCTGAGTACCAGCTCAATGACTCTGCTGGCTA CTATCTGTCAGACCTGGAGCGCCTGGTGACCCCCGGCTACgtccccacagagcaggacGTGCTGCGTTCCCGGGTCAAGACAACCGGCATCATCGAGACCCAGTTCTCCTTCAAAGACCTCAACTTCAG GATGTTCGATGTGGGCGGACAGCGCTCAGAGCGGAAGAAGTGGATCCACTGCTTTGAGGGGGTGACCTGCATCATCTTCATCGCGGCCCTCAGCGCCTACGACATGGTCCTGGTGGAGGATGACGAAGTG AATCGCATGCACGAGAGCCTGCACCTCTTCAACAGCATCTGCAACCACCGCTACTTCGCCACCACCTCCATCGTCCTCTTCCTCAACAAGAAGGATGTCTTCCTGGAGAAGATCAAGAAGGCCCATCTCAGCATCTGCTTCCCTGACTATGACG GTCCCAACACGTACGACGATGCGGGCAACTACATCAAGGTGCAGTTCCTGGAGCTGAACATGCGGCGGGATGTGAAGGAGATCTACTCCCACATGACCTGCGCCACCGATACCGAGAACGTCAAGTTCGTCTTCGACGCCGTCACTGACATCATCATCAAGGAGAACCTCAAGGACTGCGGGCTCTTCTGA